Part of the Spirochaeta isovalerica genome, CAGGCCCAACTTTTTTCCTTTTAGCAATTTCTACTATCTTATGCAAATCAGCAGGAGCTATATCATTTATGTTAATAGGGATTTCATCTTACTTTGTTTATAGAAGACAATCATCTTTTAAACACTTAAAATGGTTAATATTGCTTATTCCAATTTATCTTTACTTTCGAATTTCAAACCTGATAACTGCATCAGTAATTGAAAGCATGGCTGGTAATTTGTTTAGTGATGAAAGAGTTTCATCATTGATGGTGAGAATAATGCAGGAAGATTTATTTGGAGATAAGGCAGCTCTTCATCCTCTCTTCGGTTGGGGTTGGATGGATCGCGCATGGCCGGTTGATCCTGGAACAGGAGAAGTATTGGTCCAGATGGTTGACGCCTTCTGGATTATTATATTCAGCACAAAGGGATTTTTTGGTCTGATAACGATTTATCTTGCATTGGGTTTTGGATCTTATTCTATCTTATTCGGTATGGTCAAACCTAATCATTTTATTAATCTTAAAAGTTCACCATATAAAGTGGACGCAGTAGTTCTCAGTATTGTTATAACTATTTTTCTATATGATACACTATTAAATGGTATGGTCACGCCGATTTATATTTTATGTACAGGAGCACTAACAAGTTGCTATACTAATTGCAAGACAGAAAGATTTTCTGAAACTTATACTGAAGAAATATCAATCAATAAAATAGATATTAATTAATAATTTCAAATAGAGGAAACAACTTTTGCAGGGATTCCAACCACAATTTCATTTTTTGCAACATCTTTAGTAACTACAGCATTTGCACCTATTTGAACATGATCTTCAATTACGACTGACCCAATAATTTTGGCACCAGCACCTATGTCAACATGTCCTTTAATTTCCGGAACTCCACCTGCTCGTGTGGTTCCTATTGTAACCTGATGATTAATCAAACAATTGACACCTATGATTGCATCGGGATGTATGACAATGCCATTTGGATGAGGAATAAGAAGTCCACCTCCGATATTACAATTCAAAGGAATATCTGCTCCACTTACTGTTGACCAGAATATATGGCGGAAAACACAATATTTACATATCAGTTTTGCGATTTTTCCTTTTCTCTTCTTCCATTTCTGGTAGGTTCGAAGAGAAAGAAGAAGTTTCCGCCCTGGATCCCAGAATCGCCGAGGTCTT contains:
- a CDS encoding serine acetyltransferase, giving the protein MAISIEDNYTSAIEPDWERERPRRFWDPGRKLLLSLRTYQKWKKRKGKIAKLICKYCVFRHIFWSTVSGADIPLNCNIGGGLLIPHPNGIVIHPDAIIGVNCLINHQVTIGTTRAGGVPEIKGHVDIGAGAKIIGSVVIEDHVQIGANAVVTKDVAKNEIVVGIPAKVVSSI